In a single window of the Nicotiana tomentosiformis chromosome 10, ASM39032v3, whole genome shotgun sequence genome:
- the LOC108946253 gene encoding uncharacterized protein, producing the protein MTSKELDTGVVDPPREIVESESELKEEVYRLKHQMAEMYQAWVRGHPPPSFPANYPENLAFIPPLSQAQDPITIDLSPQHAPGFTPYRHYPGTSSQTFHAPPAKTTTYPAPTSAPVFVAPPRATLHRSSSEPAFQAPDTQYYVPEPTFKVADPYSHAPHFEPLVETEKPSRNVEQDEMFRKVKSLEQSLKNMQGIGSQVSVAYKDLCLFPDVQLPAGLKMPKFDPYDGHGDPVAHLRGFCSNMSGAGGKDELLMAYFSQSLSGAALEWYTRQDTSRWYTWDDLAQDFARHFQWREQAARVYPPMEEDEMVEYFLQALEPTYFGHLISAIEPGGAKHQPKSVADHAETYMIEIVHKDGEPKIFSKSVMMIRASESNPIKALDSAKAMSLEIKGVSEKPSALNVKPSVLVVKGPPVDVEANQERQKVVVPGAPGKPVIIVEGARVTPVIIKPVTQLPMVDTKAVPWNYKQVIVMYKGKELEEEVNGTGGLTRSGRCFTPKELRKPKPSKDGHIPVKKSVTEEEAEEFLKKMKMQDYSIILNEAHVPDKITVNHLEKIANKIFEANRITFSDDELPIEGTEHNRALYLTMKCEDFAVSRVLVDNGSSANICPLSTLQKLKIGTERIHINNVCVRGFDGGGKDSNGDIMLNLSIGPVEFTMEFQVLDVAASYNLLLGRPWIHAAKVIPSSLHQMVKFEWDRQEIVVHGDENLSAYNDTIVPFIEVEDDKGPWVYQMFKTVSVGKIPEGERILGPKIPSASVMVANEMLKNGFLPGKGLGSSLQGIVHPVCPRESFGTFGLGFTLTGKDVKKAKSLKGKAWSLPKPVPHISKSFIKPGVAKCPISAVPKPVVEFDEELIKRFQSLFDEFLL; encoded by the exons atgactagcaaagaatTGGACACGGGTGTTGTCGACCCACCAAGGGAGATTGTAGAATCGgagtctgaattgaaagaggaggtctacaggttgaagcatcaaatggcAGAAATGTATCAAGCCTGGGTCAGGGGGCATCCTCCACCTTCATTCCCCGCTAACTACCCAGAAAATCTCGCTTTCATCCCACCACTGTCACAAGCCCAAGATCCCATTACTATTGATCTTTCCCCTCAGCACGCACCAGGCTTTACCCCTTATCGCCACTACCCTGGCACCTCGTCCCAAACCTTTcatgctccaccagccaaaacaacTACATACCCTGCTCCGACATCCGCTCCTGTTTTCGTAGCCCCTCCGCGAGCTACCCTTCACAGATCTTCTAGTGAGCCCGCGTTccaagctccagatacccaatattatgttccggaaccaactttcaaagtcGCGGATCCTTATTCCCATGCCCCTCACTTTGAACCTCTTGTCGAAACTGAGAAACCATCCCGAAATGTGGAGCAGGACGAGATGTTCAGGAAAGTGAAGAGCCTAGAgcaatctttgaagaacatgcaagggataggaagccaagtaagtgtggcttacaaggatttatgcttatttCCGGATGTTCAACTGCCTGCTGGGTTAaagatgcccaagtttgacccgtacgatggacatggagatcccgtggcccatttgagaggcttCTGCAGCAATATGAGCGGCGCCGGTGGGAAAGATGAATTATTAATGGCATATTTCAGTCAGAGTCTGAGTGGGGCAGCTTTAGAGTGGTACACCCGCCAAGACactagcaggtggtacacatgggatgacttggctcaggactttgctcggcactttca atggagagaacaagctgcacgagTCTACCCTCCAATGGAggaagatgagatggtcgagtactttcttcaagccctagagcccacttactttggccatttgatctcagccatag agcccggaggcgccaaacatcaaccaaaatccgtTGCCGACCATGCAGAGACATATATGATCGAGATAGTTCATAAAGATGGGGAGCCCAAAATCTTttccaagtctgtcatgatgatCCGGGCTAGCGAAAGTAATCCAATCAAAGCTCTAGATTCTGCAAAAGCAATGTCCTTGGAAATTAAAGGGGTGTCGGAGAAGCCAAGCGCGCTCAACGTGAAGCCTTCTGTATTGGTTGTGAAAGGGCCTCCAGTTGATGTTGAAGCGAACCAGGAGAGGCAAAAGGTGGTCGTGCCAGGGGCCCCGGGCAAgcctgtcataatcgtggaagggGCTCGTGTTACCCCCGTTATTATTAAGCCAGTGACCCAGTTGCCAATGGTTGACACAAAGGCCGTCCCGTGGAATTACAAACAGGTGATAGTAATGTACAAAGGGAAAGAATTAGAGGAAGAAGTCAATGGAACCGGAGGGTTGACTCGTTCCGGGAGATGTTTTACCCCAAAAGAACTGAGGAAACCCAAGCCATCCAAGGACGGCCACATCCCAGTAAAAAAGTcggtcaccgaagaagaggctgaggaattcctgaaaaagatgaaaatgcaagactattccatt attttgaatgaggcccatgttcctgataagatcacggtgaaccacttggaaaagattgctaacaagattttcGAAGCGAACAGGATTactttctcagatgatgaactccctatagagggtacagaacacaatcgagctctttatctcacaATGAAGTGCGAGGATTTTGCTGTCTCAAGGGTACTGGTGGATAACGGTTCTAGCGCGAATATTtgccctctgtccactttgcaaaagttgaagattgGCACCGAAAGGATCCACATTAATAATGTATGCGTTCGAGGCTTCgatggaggagggaaagattctAACGGTGATATAATGCTAAATTTATCAATAGGGCCGgttgagttcactatggagttccaagtgctagatgtggCTGCCTCTTATAACTTGTTGTTGGGCAGGCCTTGGATCCACGCTGCCAAGGTAATCccgtcttctctgcatcaaatggtaaagttcgaatgggacagacaggaaatagttgtgcacggtgatgagaacttatctgcttacaatgacacaatcgttccatttattgaagttgaagatgataaagggccttgggtTTACCAAATGTTCAAAACAGTGTCTGTCGGGAAAATTCCCGAAGGAGAACGCATCCTAGGTCCGAAGATACCATCTGCGTCtgtcatggtagcaaatgaaatgttgaagaatggttttcTGCCGGGCAAAGGTCTGGGTTCATCTCTGCAGGGAATTGTGCATCCGGTGTGTCCACGTGAAAGTtttggtacatttggtttgggattcacactcacaGGGAAGGACGTGAAAAAGGCTAAAAGTTTGAAAGGAAAGGCATGGTCACTTCCTAAGCCTGTTCCACATATCTCCAAGTCTTTTATCAAGCCAGGGGTCGCAAAATGCCCAATATCAGCGGTCCCAAAACCTGTGGTCGAATTTgatgaagagttgatcaagaggttccagagtttgtttgatgag TTCCTTTTATGA